In Channa argus isolate prfri chromosome 15, Channa argus male v1.0, whole genome shotgun sequence, the DNA window TACATCAACCAGGATGGAAacacagtatattttttatcctttcaaGACTTTTGCTTAGGATCTTTTCTAActacagggaaaaaaacaaacagtttgaaaCTTAAAGCTGAGTAGTGCTGAACATTTGCCCACATTctctaaaacaaaactgatcCCTGAGTCTTTTCCATAATAATTCTCTGATGCAGAGATTTTTAAACAGGTCTAAACTCTAATAAACCACTAGGAAAGACTGACAGCTGCCACTCCTGGGCTACACCCAGCCTGTCCTCACAGTCTTTGTCATCAGTGACACCTGTCCCAGACAGGTAAACGTGCCACAGCTCCTGCAGTCCGGCTGCTGCAGCGTCATAGCCTCTGTCTTGGTCCAGACTGCACCGGACCTGGAAGTAGCGATCAAGTACATCAAGGACGGGGTCTGTGGCAGAAGAAAGTCCGCCGACTGGTCCAGAGTCTGACTGGAAAGAGACGAGTACACGGCAGGGAGCTGAGCTGGAGGACTGCTGCTGCAGGACCTCTGTGAAGAAGGCAGCGGTGTCGCACAGCAGCGCAGACAGGTGTGCAGCGCAGGACTGCTCACCTGGGTGACGCCCAGGAGCGCACAGGAAGGTCTCCAGCCTGTCGACGACAATCAGAGAGGGAGGTAGAGGAGACATGGACTCGTGAAGACTGGCcacctgctgcagcagctcctccacTGTCCTGGGATAGGAAAActtgattttctttaaaaaaaaaaaaagggggggaataAATGAATTTAGACACAGTTAAACACAGTTAATCCTTAATAAATCCTGATATCAATTAATATTCCTACCCGATTTCATTCGTACATGGCAAAGCGACTCTTTGCGAAACCATGACAGGTCTGTGTTAGACCATGTACAAAGGGGGCAGATGTACTCACTAATGCAGAAGAGCAGACCTGTTTCAGGTATGATCCTAATGTTTGTGTCTTCTCATAAGTACAACAGAGAATTCAACAAGCGTGAAAGAAAGTGCTGATTCATATTTTTGCAAGACTCATGCACAGCTAACTGGAAGAAGCCCAAACCGGGTCTACAGTCAAACGTACTTTCATTTCTCGTAGTCATTAGTACTAGTATTTAGTAGGGGTTTTATAGTGCCGTGTACTCTATAAGGACGCTACACAGGTACTGATATAAAAGTACAAACAGTGCAGTGACTTCTACCTTCAGACTTTCTGGGTTGAGGCTGGGGACACACGTCTGCAGAGATACCGGCAGACTCTGGATCGGAGTCTGGGTGAAGAACATGACTCTGACACCCAGGTCGGATGCAGCTGTGACGGCCGCCAGCAGCATCACGGAGCGGCTGATGCTGTGATCTCCGACCAGGAGGGTGCTGCCACAGTCTGTCGGCGGCGGAGGATCGGCCGCGCTGCTTTTCTTCAGGCCCGGTTGTGACATAAACTTCCTAAACACCAGTGTTAAAATATCTGCCATGGCTGACACTAGGACACTATGTAAAGTATCGTTACTTTCCTCTAGTTTATGACGTTTCCCGCGTCTGTTTGCAAGTTGCACATGTCAGTGCTCGTGCTGATGCCGTCCGTGTGGAAACCACTGTTCCCCCGCTGGTCTCTGCGTACACACTCCGCGCTTTGACAGGCATATAatcatgtacttttttttttgactgttgtCCCCACTGTTGAGGGCAGACATGCAAAAAATTaataagattaaataaaaaaacattaacacgtCTTTTTCGGCGCTTCCTATTTGGTTTGGCACAACTTCCGGGACGATCCGGCAATCACAACATCAGCTGTTGTGGCCAAGATGGCGGGGCTGGAGGTTCCCCTGGACGCGGACGGAGCTGGGGACAGAGGAAAAGCGGGTTTGCGGCGTTGCAGAGGACGCCCCAGGCTCACGGACTCAGACCGAGCTCAGAGGCGTCTCGAATCCCGAAAGAAGTACGACGTGCGGCGGGTGTACCTGGGGGAGTCCCACCGGCTGTGGAGCGAGCTCCGCAGGCGGACCAGCCTAAGCGATGCCGGGCTGGCAGAGTACCTGATGCTGCTCCACTCCACCTACGGAGAGCAGCACCAGCAGAAACACGGCGGGTAGGAACCACCGGGGGGGAGATTATTTCTATAAGCTACCGTTACCCAGTCAGGTTATAGAGTCTCCGACAAAGCTAACTGCTGCAGTGGTCTTTCTGCCTGAGTCTGTTCCAGCTTCATTTTAATCTGTGTAACATTAACACCATGCTGTCAAACGCATGGACAGACACAAACGGGCCCCTGTGGACAGTAATGTCCCCAGCACCACAGAAGCAGGAGCACAACCTTCAGACAAAAAGACCAGAAACCACAGTTATGTCGTTTGTGGTCACGTTTTGTGTCTTTGAGGACATTCTTTGTGTCTTTAGGGACATTTTGTACGTGTTTATTGTGGTTTTGCAActgctctgtttttgtctctgtgggtTTGCATGTCAACGTCATTTTGTAGCTGTTGTGTGTTGCATCTCTGTGGTCCTGTGTATGTCTGAAGGTTGCACAGTTACACCGAGTGACAATCAGATAAGTGATGTTTCAGGGAGGCAACAGTGTTCAATTGTAGTGTAATGTACTGTGGGCtgacacttaaaataaaataacaaatgacaTGATTCTGCATTGCAGGAAGATTGTCCCAGAGGTGTcgataaaacagaaaaaaggtgaGTGCCATTAACTGGAATCACAGAGGGTTGGATGTTATATCTTCTGCTGTTAGAAACCATCTTGTATATTTCGGCCTAAAATCTGTTGTGAGTGCACTGTTTTCATTCATGTTCTGCAGACATGCAAACCAACTAGTAGCTACTCCTCCTGCTTAACTAACTCACACTGCTTTAGACAGCTTCACAGGATAAATAGATGAAATGTGAAGAGTTAGAACATAAAATACTCATAATGAACCGTACAATAGTCTTCACTCATCTttgagtgttttcctgtgtcCCAGACAGGAAGGAGTGCGTGTCCAACCTCCGGAGGCTGGTGTGTTGGTACCAGGAGCACTCCCGCTCTTGCCCCCACGAGCCCCAGCTCCAAGCCCTTGAACTCCAGTCTGACTTCTCCACCGCTGCGATCTGGCAGTGTAGCTCCAACCATTCATTTGTGCAGTACCTGTGTTCATCTGGATACTCTGAACACAAAGAGGGAGGGAACGGAGACGGCCATGGAGGGGGTCCAGCCAAAACAGACGGGACAGTGGCAAAAGGTGCAGTGAACAGAAGGAGAACAAAGGAAGCACGCAAACAGTTTACAGGTACAGAACAGAAACCTTCAGTTATTCGGTTCATCAACTCATTGTATTTACCTATGTCTATTTTTCTGTCGATGCAGGGGAAAATGTGGATGTGTCTGATGGACAACATCCCACCCCGAGCCCGACGGAGCAGCCTGCCACTCTCAACCACCAGCTTCGTGTCGAGGCATCTTCCAGGGAGGCTCAGCTGACAGGACACCCTGtctgggagatggagatggtCGTTGAGCGACAAGAAGATTCCCCTGGTGCAGCTTTGCACTCCATCCCCTCagaggaggaggtagaggaTCTGAGGCAAGATGATGGGGAAGGAGCAGGAGAGAGACTCAGAAACGAAGAAATCAGGACTACAGCACACAGATACGATTGTGTGATGGCGCCTTTGGTCGATAAACTGGTGAAGACAGATGAAGACTCAGTGCTGAGTAGCTCAGAACCACTGGACTCTCAGCCAGAGCTGTCAGTCCCCCCAACTATGCAGGTACAGGAGCAGAATGACCTCTTTGACCCCCAGACTCTCCAGACGGTGGTGAACAGCTGTGACATTCCAGACCAGAGAACGGCTCTAGAAGGCTCACAGGTATGTGACGGAGCAATTAGCAGAGGAGTGGCTGCTTCACGGTTTCACTTTAGTAACTTGAGAAAATATTCCAAGTCCCAGATTTTGACTCAAGCCCCAACATtattacaaacaacaaaaggtGTCCCAATACTTTTCTTAATAGTCACAACTGTTGTTTTCAATTTGTTGTCATTCCCAGTTAATTATCATCACTGGTCCCAGCTATGAGGCCTTGGCATCAGAGGGGATCCAGCTTAATATGGGTGGTGGAAATGTTGAAGAAGTTACTTGCACTGTGATTGGGGGGGTCACCTACAACCAGAGGTCGATGTCGGACTCAAAAATGCGAACGGCAGAGGATGAAGACTCCATGACAGGTGGGCTATGTTTAAAACTCTGCGTgtgtgtaaaaagaaacaaaacaaacctgtgATGTGCAAAAAGTCAGTCAAAATTCACAGTCCATCGAAGAGGATTCCAGAGTCCTCATGCAGATAGAAATCAGACAGAAACTTGTGACTGATGCCTATTTAACAACGCTGCACTTGGTCACTGGTACTGGCTTCCACTGGAAATGTTTCCAGCAGAGTTAATTTGCATTGGCTGTATATTTGAATAGGCAGGTGTTTAATTCTGCTTTATGCAAATATCAGATCTGCTCTGACCTGACGAGACCTACGACCGGGGTCCAGTACATGTGTGTGCACAGGCGTGTCCTCAACGCAAACCATGCAGTAATTTATCaactaaaggaaaaataaaatgaaagtgtgAAAGTCAAAGTAGAGATTAGTCGCAGTGTGTCTTCATGTCATCAATTGTCTGTAGATAAACAGGCAGAGAACGGGAACAAAAAGGGATAaaaagggatttaaaaaaaagggatttgTTTGGAACAAATCCATATAATTTACAAACTTGGATCAGTCAGAGGAATGAATAGATCTGTGTGgagcatttaattaattttgtctCAGATCAATAGAAATGCTCCATAAAGCGAAACatcacaatgaaaacacattaaaccatAACAGAAAAGTGTCTGTTATGGCAAATTCTAATAGTACTGTTGCTAAATGCAGTTGCTCATTGTTGCTTATCGCTAAATTTCTTAGTTTGGAATAAAACTATTCCGACACgttatctctctctttctatttcttGTAGGCTTGATGCTTTTGATTCTGTGGGCGACCAGTTAGACTATTAGAGCTGATTTCTCTCTGGAGTCATTCTGAAATGGGCTTTTTCTCAATCTGTTTCTCTTCAGGTTTGAGTGacaagcagctgctgcagcctgcTGTTGATGTTCTGCAGCTGAACAGTG includes these proteins:
- the swsap1 gene encoding ATPase SWSAP1; this translates as MADILTLVFRKFMSQPGLKKSSAADPPPPTDCGSTLLVGDHSISRSVMLLAAVTAASDLGVRVMFFTQTPIQSLPVSLQTCVPSLNPESLKKIKFSYPRTVEELLQQVASLHESMSPLPPSLIVVDRLETFLCAPGRHPGEQSCAAHLSALLCDTAAFFTEVLQQQSSSSAPCRVLVSFQSDSGPVGGLSSATDPVLDVLDRYFQVRCSLDQDRGYDAAAAGLQELWHVYLSGTGVTDDKDCEDRLGVAQEWQLSVFPSGLLEFRPV
- the znf653 gene encoding zinc finger protein 653 isoform X2, which encodes MAGLEVPLDADGAGDRGKAGLRRCRGRPRLTDSDRAQRRLESRKKYDVRRVYLGESHRLWSELRRRTSLSDAGLAEYLMLLHSTYGEQHQQKHGGKIVPEVSIKQKKDRKECVSNLRRLVCWYQEHSRSCPHEPQLQALELQSDFSTAAIWQCSSNHSFVQYLCSSGYSEHKEGGNGDGHGGGPAKTDGTVAKGAVNRRRTKEARKQFTGENVDVSDGQHPTPSPTEQPATLNHQLRVEASSREAQLTGHPVWEMEMVVERQEDSPGAALHSIPSEEEVEDLRQDDGEGAGERLRNEEIRTTAHRYDCVMAPLVDKLVKTDEDSVLSSSEPLDSQPELSVPPTMQVQEQNDLFDPQTLQTVVNSCDIPDQRTALEGSQLIIITGPSYEALASEGIQLNMGGGNVEEVTCTVIGGVTYNQRSMSDSKMRTAEDEDSMTGLSDKQLLQPAVDVLQLNSERDLQKSLSRSKRNRRGPVIEPDGMLKMFHCPYEGCSQVYVAISSFQNHVNLVHRKGRTKVCPHPGCGKKFYLSNHLHRHMIIHSDVRSVATSVGSGPP
- the znf653 gene encoding zinc finger protein 653 isoform X1; translated protein: MAGLEVPLDADGAGDRGKAGLRRCRGRPRLTDSDRAQRRLESRKKYDVRRVYLGESHRLWSELRRRTSLSDAGLAEYLMLLHSTYGEQHQQKHGGKIVPEVSIKQKKDRKECVSNLRRLVCWYQEHSRSCPHEPQLQALELQSDFSTAAIWQCSSNHSFVQYLCSSGYSEHKEGGNGDGHGGGPAKTDGTVAKGAVNRRRTKEARKQFTGENVDVSDGQHPTPSPTEQPATLNHQLRVEASSREAQLTGHPVWEMEMVVERQEDSPGAALHSIPSEEEVEDLRQDDGEGAGERLRNEEIRTTAHRYDCVMAPLVDKLVKTDEDSVLSSSEPLDSQPELSVPPTMQVQEQNDLFDPQTLQTVVNSCDIPDQRTALEGSQLIIITGPSYEALASEGIQLNMGGGNVEEVTCTVIGGVTYNQRSMSDSKMRTAEDEDSMTGLSDKQLLQPAVDVLQLNSERDLQKSLSRSKRNRRGPVIEPDGMLKMFHCPYEGCSQVYVAISSFQNHVNLVHRKGRTKVCPHPGCGKKFYLSNHLHRHMIIHSGVRDFICETCGKSFKRKNHLEVHRRTHTGETPLQCEICGYQCRQRASLNWHMKKHTPEAQYNFTCEFCNKRFEKLDSVKFHKLKSHPDKQST